A window from Corynebacterium singulare encodes these proteins:
- a CDS encoding YkvI family membrane protein, which yields MSYKNVVGIALSFIGLLVGAGFATGQEVVQYFTSFGINGIWGIVVAGLVMTLAGTVFLQLGSYFHANEHNQVFRNITHPFISRILDIAVILTLFAVGFVMLAGAGSNLQQQFGWPAWIGSLIMLVMVLVAGMLDVDKVSQVIGMLTPTIIIAVLFAGGYTLMHMPADVSAAIDASAAVESPISNWLVSALNYNGLALILAVSMSLVIGGDNISPREAGLGGIVGGAVYALLMGIAGFTLLMNAEDVAGSDIPMLTLVDNIHPTLGVIMAIIIYLMIFNTAIGMFYALGKRLSSGNESKYRIIFIAGCLAGFAVSFAGFKSLMQYVYPVLGYMGIVLVVILVIGWLRTLSTIKDEGLRRERIRALLHLKLHPDTDYDAERYDDEIGQQIADSNVDDEALFEDLVSEVVEELHSDDDVDFDKEEWEENRNDHSYYTERDAVEQDRSEEEIKAWVEETGAVGDPTEDDEAAKN from the coding sequence GTGTCGTACAAAAACGTCGTGGGCATTGCCCTGTCCTTTATCGGCCTGCTCGTGGGAGCGGGCTTCGCTACAGGCCAGGAGGTTGTCCAGTACTTTACGTCCTTCGGAATCAACGGTATCTGGGGCATTGTTGTTGCCGGCCTCGTGATGACTCTGGCCGGAACTGTGTTTCTGCAGCTGGGAAGCTACTTCCACGCCAATGAGCACAACCAAGTGTTCCGTAACATTACTCACCCGTTTATTTCGCGCATTCTCGATATTGCGGTGATTCTCACCCTGTTCGCCGTGGGCTTCGTCATGCTCGCTGGTGCCGGATCCAACTTGCAGCAGCAGTTTGGTTGGCCCGCGTGGATCGGCTCGCTCATCATGCTCGTCATGGTTCTCGTGGCCGGCATGCTGGATGTGGATAAGGTCTCGCAGGTCATCGGCATGCTGACGCCGACTATCATCATCGCCGTTTTGTTTGCCGGCGGCTACACGCTGATGCACATGCCGGCTGATGTTTCCGCTGCCATCGATGCTTCTGCTGCAGTAGAGTCCCCGATCTCCAACTGGCTGGTCTCCGCCCTCAACTACAACGGTTTGGCTCTCATCCTCGCAGTGTCCATGTCCCTGGTTATTGGTGGCGATAACATCTCTCCACGTGAGGCGGGCCTCGGTGGCATCGTGGGTGGTGCCGTCTACGCGCTGCTCATGGGTATCGCGGGATTCACCCTGCTCATGAACGCGGAGGACGTTGCGGGTTCTGACATCCCGATGCTGACCCTGGTGGACAATATTCACCCGACGCTCGGCGTCATCATGGCCATCATCATCTACCTGATGATTTTCAACACGGCCATCGGCATGTTCTATGCGCTGGGCAAGCGTTTGTCTTCGGGCAATGAGTCTAAGTACCGCATCATTTTCATCGCTGGCTGCCTTGCCGGTTTCGCGGTTTCTTTCGCGGGATTCAAGTCCCTCATGCAGTACGTTTACCCGGTGCTGGGCTACATGGGCATCGTCCTCGTGGTCATCCTGGTTATTGGCTGGTTGCGTACGCTGAGCACCATCAAGGATGAGGGGCTGCGCCGCGAGCGCATCCGTGCGCTGCTGCATCTGAAGCTGCACCCGGACACTGATTATGATGCCGAGCGCTATGACGACGAAATCGGCCAGCAGATTGCTGATTCCAATGTGGACGATGAGGCTCTATTCGAGGACCTCGTTTCGGAGGTCGTCGAGGAGCTGCACTCCGATGACGACGTGGACTTCGACAAAGAGGAGTGGGAGGAAAACCGTAACGATCACTCCTACTACACCGAGCGCGACGCCGTGGAGCAAGACCGCAGCGAGGAAGAAATCAAGGCGTGGGTCGAGGAAACCGGCGCCGTGGGCGACCCCACTGAGGACGATGAGGCTGCCAAGAATTAG
- the gatB gene encoding Asp-tRNA(Asn)/Glu-tRNA(Gln) amidotransferase subunit GatB, giving the protein MTAAMYDLMDYDEVLEKFEPVMGMEVHVELNTETKMFSTSPTNFNAAPNSNVDPVSLGLPGALPVVNSKGVEGAIKIGLALNCSIAESSRFARKNYFYPDQPKNYQISQYDEPIAYDGYLDVVLDDGTEWRVEIERAHMEEDTGKLTHLGGADGRIHGATSSLVDCNRAGIPLIEIVTKPIIGAGERAPEVARAYVSALRELVAALGVSDARMDQGSMRVDSNLSLRPVGQEEFGTRTETKNINSLRSVEQAVRFEMQRQAQVLVDGGSIVQETRHYQETDGSTSKGRPKETAEDYRYFNDPDLPPVIVSREWVEEIRETLPEMPWIRRARIQEEWGLKDEEMRDLVNAGALDLIIETVEAGTTPDEARSWWVSYLTGKANESGVELNSLSITPAQVARVVELVKEGKLTTKLARQAVDGVLEGEGDVDEVVAKRGLEVVRDDGAIEKAVDDALAANPDIVEKYKAGNKKVTGAIVGAVMKATQGKADPGQVNKLIAKKLS; this is encoded by the coding sequence ATGACTGCTGCGATGTATGACCTGATGGATTATGACGAGGTCCTAGAAAAGTTCGAGCCCGTTATGGGCATGGAAGTCCACGTGGAGCTCAACACGGAGACCAAGATGTTCTCCACGTCGCCCACCAACTTCAACGCAGCCCCCAACTCCAATGTTGATCCGGTCTCTCTCGGCCTGCCGGGAGCCCTGCCCGTCGTCAACTCCAAGGGTGTAGAAGGAGCCATCAAGATTGGCCTTGCGCTGAACTGCTCCATTGCGGAGTCTTCGCGCTTCGCCCGCAAGAACTACTTCTACCCGGACCAGCCGAAGAACTACCAGATTTCCCAGTACGATGAGCCGATTGCGTACGACGGATACCTGGACGTCGTCCTCGATGACGGTACCGAGTGGCGCGTTGAGATTGAGCGCGCACATATGGAGGAGGACACCGGCAAACTGACGCACCTGGGCGGTGCGGATGGTCGCATCCACGGTGCCACCTCCTCGCTCGTGGACTGCAACCGCGCGGGCATTCCGCTCATTGAGATTGTGACGAAGCCGATCATTGGTGCGGGCGAGCGTGCGCCTGAGGTTGCCCGCGCCTACGTATCCGCGCTGCGTGAGCTTGTTGCGGCGCTGGGCGTGTCCGATGCCCGCATGGATCAGGGCTCAATGCGTGTGGACTCTAACCTTTCCCTGCGTCCGGTGGGACAGGAGGAGTTTGGTACCCGCACGGAGACCAAGAACATCAACTCGTTGCGCTCGGTAGAGCAGGCCGTGCGTTTTGAGATGCAACGCCAGGCGCAGGTGCTTGTCGATGGCGGCTCGATCGTCCAGGAAACCCGCCACTACCAGGAAACGGACGGCTCCACCTCGAAGGGGCGCCCGAAGGAGACCGCGGAAGACTACCGCTACTTCAACGACCCGGATCTTCCACCGGTGATTGTGTCCCGCGAGTGGGTCGAGGAGATTCGTGAGACCCTACCGGAGATGCCGTGGATTCGCCGCGCCCGCATCCAGGAGGAGTGGGGCCTTAAGGATGAGGAGATGCGTGACCTGGTCAACGCTGGTGCGCTTGACCTCATCATTGAGACCGTCGAGGCCGGCACTACTCCGGACGAGGCTCGCTCCTGGTGGGTGTCCTACCTGACGGGCAAGGCTAACGAGTCCGGTGTGGAGCTTAACTCTCTGAGCATTACCCCAGCACAGGTTGCCCGCGTGGTCGAGTTGGTCAAGGAGGGCAAGCTCACCACCAAGCTGGCGCGCCAAGCCGTGGATGGCGTACTGGAAGGTGAGGGTGACGTCGATGAGGTCGTCGCCAAGCGCGGACTCGAGGTTGTTCGCGATGACGGCGCCATTGAGAAAGCAGTTGATGACGCGCTTGCAGCCAACCCAGACATCGTGGAGAAGTACAAGGCCGGCAACAAGAAGGTCACCGGTGCCATCGTTGGTGCCGTAATGAAGGCTACCCAGGGAAAGGCTGACCCGGGCCAGGTGAACAAGCTCATCGCAAAGAAGCTCTCCTAA
- a CDS encoding NAD(P)-dependent alcohol dehydrogenase — MTIQAKVLQKTGPTEPFKVVTIERRDPRADDVVIDIKAAGICHSDIHTIRNEWGEAHFPLTVGHEIAGVVSAVGADVTKFKVGDRVGVGCLVNSCGECEQCQAGMEQNCLNGNVGTYNSKDVDGTITQGGYAEKVVVNENFVLSIPDALDFDVAAPLLCAGITTYSPLARWDVKEGQKVAIVGLGGLGHMGVQIAAAKGVDVTVISRTSRKAEEAKELGASRTLATTEEEDFFKNHRGEFDLILSTISAEYDLEAYLGMLKPRGIMSVVGLPPEALPLRLRSIVGGGKVLTGNNIGGIAETQEMLDFCAEHNLGAVIEKVGVDEVDDAYERVVAGDVKFRFVIDTATFADH, encoded by the coding sequence ATGACTATTCAAGCGAAAGTACTGCAGAAAACCGGACCCACTGAGCCTTTCAAGGTCGTAACGATTGAGCGCCGCGACCCCCGCGCCGATGACGTCGTCATCGACATCAAGGCGGCCGGTATCTGCCACTCCGATATTCACACCATTCGCAATGAGTGGGGAGAGGCGCACTTTCCGCTCACCGTCGGTCACGAGATTGCTGGTGTGGTGTCCGCCGTGGGCGCGGACGTCACTAAGTTTAAGGTCGGCGACCGCGTAGGCGTTGGCTGTTTGGTGAACTCCTGTGGTGAGTGTGAACAGTGCCAGGCCGGTATGGAGCAGAACTGCCTCAACGGCAACGTCGGTACCTACAACTCCAAGGACGTCGACGGCACCATTACCCAGGGTGGCTATGCCGAGAAGGTTGTCGTTAACGAGAACTTCGTTCTTTCCATCCCGGATGCCCTTGATTTCGACGTGGCCGCACCGCTGTTGTGCGCAGGCATCACGACGTACTCCCCGCTGGCTCGCTGGGATGTCAAGGAGGGCCAGAAGGTGGCCATCGTGGGACTCGGTGGCCTCGGCCACATGGGTGTGCAGATCGCAGCCGCCAAGGGGGTGGACGTCACCGTCATTTCCCGCACCTCCCGCAAGGCCGAAGAAGCGAAGGAGCTGGGTGCGTCCCGAACTTTGGCAACCACGGAGGAAGAGGACTTCTTCAAGAACCATCGCGGCGAGTTTGATCTGATTCTGTCGACCATCTCTGCTGAGTACGATCTCGAGGCCTACTTGGGCATGCTCAAGCCGCGCGGCATCATGTCCGTCGTCGGCCTTCCGCCGGAGGCGCTTCCGCTGCGTCTGCGCAGCATCGTCGGCGGCGGCAAGGTTCTGACCGGTAACAACATCGGTGGTATCGCAGAAACTCAGGAGATGCTTGATTTCTGCGCTGAGCACAACCTCGGTGCGGTCATTGAAAAGGTCGGCGTCGATGAGGTTGATGACGCTTACGAGCGAGTTGTAGCCGGCGATGTGAAGTTCCGCTTCGTTATTGACACAGCAACTTTCGCCGACCACTAA
- a CDS encoding LysE/ArgO family amino acid transporter translates to MSVVLAGFALGLSLIIAIGPQNAYIIKMGIKRDHVGAILLACLLSDVILINAGTAGVGYLVERFPTALTVVKYLGAAYLIYFGFTCFRDAFKKEQEALVVHKSEPVAASVEANGGDSTAPGGSVLTKIRPRMRSTSWVKPVMGAMALTWLNPLAYVDALVMLGGIANQYGDQRWIFAAGAVLASAVWFPSLGFGAYKLSHVLAKPMTWRIVNIVIGFVMLGLTAKLLLH, encoded by the coding sequence ATGTCAGTAGTGCTCGCAGGATTTGCGCTGGGATTGTCCCTCATCATCGCCATCGGACCGCAGAACGCCTACATCATCAAGATGGGCATCAAACGGGATCATGTTGGCGCGATTCTGCTGGCCTGCCTGCTTTCCGACGTCATCCTCATCAACGCCGGAACCGCCGGCGTGGGCTACCTTGTCGAGCGCTTCCCCACTGCGCTGACCGTGGTGAAATACCTCGGCGCGGCTTACCTCATCTACTTCGGATTCACCTGTTTCCGTGATGCGTTTAAGAAAGAACAGGAAGCGCTGGTCGTTCACAAGAGCGAGCCCGTTGCCGCCTCAGTAGAAGCCAACGGTGGAGACTCCACAGCTCCGGGCGGCTCCGTGCTGACAAAGATCCGCCCCCGGATGCGCTCAACGTCGTGGGTCAAGCCGGTCATGGGCGCAATGGCCCTGACCTGGCTCAATCCCCTGGCCTATGTCGATGCCCTCGTGATGCTCGGCGGTATTGCTAACCAGTACGGCGATCAGCGCTGGATCTTTGCCGCAGGCGCTGTCCTTGCTAGTGCCGTCTGGTTCCCCTCCCTCGGCTTCGGCGCCTACAAGCTGTCCCACGTACTGGCGAAGCCGATGACGTGGCGCATAGTCAACATCGTCATCGGCTTCGTCATGCTGGGGCTTACCGCCAAGCTGCTACTGCACTAA
- a CDS encoding acyltransferase family protein: MPKSSTYRTDIDGLRGLAIALVVFFHVFVGKVSAGVDVFLLIGGVFFFGPQIRNAFNPQGLTPVQVVIRMLRRLFPALVVTVTVTLALALLVFPPTRWGREGREALSSLAYVQNFALSAAGQDYAAIGQDVSTYQHLWSMSAQLQIYLGSLLVIFLCAGVYRLCGGHGGDVQGINSRVAPWGLGIATLASFLYAIYLHGVDQGTNYYSPLSRFWEIGLGGLLGLWLTQPGTHRMAGAAGAGHRRTDWSLVGLALILATGMVMDGAQQFPGPATLMPLAGAALVIVAGPSSRLGRVLTTAPFQFLGRISYSLYLWHWPLLVLVTYLLSGGESNRDGMGILAAVGTTRGLLAGTGVIILSVVLAWLTLRFVEVPTRQKAKPGERSWLPGRLVGTEKRASAGIAALTVAAVALAAWAQPPAVSDSTASVSESDILDYPGPDALLKSVEVPPRDPVPSARNPIESFYPTTHTDGCTALYEHEEPILTRQWNTEDTLCAYGDVNSARTMYLFGNSHADQMLPALDIVGREQGIRIIPMVKMGCFPGGEPKRSDGHDYPECAVWSEAALDYMEANPATEGAFLISTQPAPGTMGPEQTPEGLRTVVERLNGAGMPVWGLRDTPWPHTPAGPLDVRDCVAARGYVAGDPLLDCGVERDDSLLPENPAVNTLAGLDVTHLDLTNAMCGPDRCPGVIGNVMVYRDSSHLTNMFAAMLSDELEHQMYGGTLPSDEPVEEPASPGL; encoded by the coding sequence ATGCCGAAATCATCGACCTATCGTACAGACATCGACGGCCTGCGCGGCTTGGCCATCGCGCTGGTCGTGTTCTTCCACGTCTTCGTGGGCAAGGTCTCAGCGGGCGTTGACGTCTTCCTTCTTATCGGCGGTGTCTTCTTCTTCGGCCCCCAAATCCGCAACGCATTCAACCCTCAGGGGCTAACCCCAGTTCAAGTGGTCATTCGGATGCTGCGTCGACTCTTTCCGGCACTCGTGGTCACTGTCACTGTCACATTAGCGCTGGCTCTCCTTGTCTTCCCGCCAACGCGGTGGGGAAGGGAAGGCAGAGAAGCGCTGAGCTCGTTAGCCTATGTCCAGAACTTCGCGCTCTCGGCTGCCGGGCAAGATTACGCGGCCATCGGCCAGGACGTAAGCACGTATCAACACCTGTGGTCCATGTCGGCCCAGCTGCAAATCTATCTAGGATCCCTACTGGTCATTTTCCTGTGCGCAGGCGTGTACCGGCTGTGTGGGGGCCACGGTGGTGATGTCCAGGGCATCAATTCACGCGTCGCCCCTTGGGGGCTGGGAATTGCTACGCTGGCCAGCTTCTTGTACGCGATTTACCTGCATGGTGTTGACCAAGGCACAAACTATTATTCGCCGCTCAGCCGTTTCTGGGAGATTGGTCTTGGCGGGTTGCTGGGGCTGTGGCTGACGCAGCCCGGAACCCACCGCATGGCCGGGGCTGCTGGGGCTGGTCACCGGCGGACTGACTGGAGCCTTGTTGGCCTAGCACTCATCCTGGCCACCGGCATGGTCATGGATGGCGCACAGCAGTTTCCCGGCCCTGCAACGTTGATGCCGCTTGCGGGGGCGGCTCTCGTTATCGTCGCGGGACCCTCCTCCCGCCTCGGACGGGTTCTGACCACCGCACCTTTCCAATTCTTAGGGCGTATTTCTTACAGTCTCTACCTGTGGCACTGGCCATTGCTGGTGTTGGTGACCTATCTACTCAGCGGGGGAGAGTCCAACCGTGACGGTATGGGCATTCTCGCTGCCGTCGGCACGACTCGTGGACTTTTGGCGGGCACGGGCGTCATTATCCTCTCGGTGGTGCTTGCCTGGCTCACACTGCGCTTTGTGGAGGTACCCACTCGGCAGAAAGCTAAGCCCGGAGAGCGCTCTTGGCTGCCAGGGCGGTTAGTAGGTACGGAAAAGAGGGCGTCGGCAGGCATCGCGGCGCTGACTGTAGCAGCTGTAGCGCTGGCCGCATGGGCACAGCCTCCTGCGGTATCAGATTCCACCGCGAGCGTGAGCGAGAGCGACATTCTTGACTACCCAGGCCCCGATGCTCTCTTGAAGAGCGTTGAAGTCCCTCCGCGGGATCCTGTGCCGAGCGCACGCAATCCGATCGAGTCTTTTTACCCGACCACGCATACCGATGGGTGCACAGCGCTTTATGAACATGAGGAGCCGATCCTGACGCGACAGTGGAACACCGAGGACACGCTGTGCGCTTACGGTGACGTAAATTCCGCTCGCACGATGTACCTGTTTGGAAATTCACACGCGGACCAGATGCTGCCGGCCCTGGATATTGTGGGCCGTGAACAGGGGATTCGAATCATTCCGATGGTGAAGATGGGCTGCTTCCCAGGCGGTGAGCCTAAGCGTTCCGATGGGCACGATTACCCAGAGTGCGCCGTCTGGAGCGAGGCTGCTCTGGACTACATGGAGGCCAATCCAGCGACGGAAGGCGCCTTCCTCATTTCTACCCAGCCAGCGCCAGGAACCATGGGGCCCGAGCAGACTCCCGAGGGCCTGCGTACGGTGGTCGAGCGCCTCAACGGTGCAGGCATGCCAGTGTGGGGTTTGCGCGACACTCCCTGGCCACACACTCCGGCAGGCCCTTTAGATGTGCGTGACTGCGTGGCCGCGCGCGGATACGTTGCAGGTGATCCTCTGCTTGATTGTGGCGTGGAGCGAGACGACTCACTGCTGCCTGAGAATCCTGCCGTGAACACACTGGCTGGATTGGATGTCACTCACCTTGACCTCACAAACGCCATGTGTGGTCCAGACCGTTGCCCCGGCGTTATCGGCAACGTGATGGTTTACCGCGATTCTTCGCATCTCACCAACATGTTCGCAGCCATGCTGAGTGACGAGCTAGAGCACCAAATGTACGGTGGTACGCTACCTAGCGATGAACCTGTTGAAGAACCTGCTTCCCCCGGCCTCTGA
- a CDS encoding aspartate:alanine exchanger family transporter encodes MTSVLAYFAEQPVLLVFLLIGVGMALGGIKTRGISLGAAAVLFLGIAFSAAAAAVGVEASVPPILGMFGLVLFAFGIGNNSGVSFFKSLKTATGPVLSMIAVFIIAAIAAWGLGTYVFDLSTATIAGAFAGAVTNTPALAAASEATGDPSAATVGYAVAYLFGVIGMLAATVLVLRDAGNDDDTLSPVTRQHMQLQRETSIAELADFGNGEVQVTRLRRVGSNDIVIPKYFDVLHPGDVVTLVGAPEVLDNIIEYAGRESPQILNDDRHDLDFRRITISEHNLAGQTIAELNNQLADGWGARISRVRRADNDQVAIPEHIVELGDRVRVVGPKDALRDISKFLGDSSQGLTDINPVSLGLGLALGIFLGHIDIPIPGGSSFNLGAAAGVLIVALIMARIGRIGNTVTALPHSANTILAELGLLLFLAQAGTNAGSEIASAFTGGSWWKILLLGAIVTTIVAAGYAFVLRWFLHVGATKTAGALAGAQTQPAVLAFVNNRTNTDQRVALGYAMVYPAAMIAKILITHAITVLG; translated from the coding sequence ATGACGAGCGTTTTAGCGTACTTTGCTGAGCAACCAGTCCTCTTGGTATTCCTGCTCATCGGTGTAGGAATGGCCCTCGGCGGTATTAAAACCCGCGGCATCAGTCTCGGCGCGGCTGCTGTGCTTTTTCTGGGCATCGCCTTCTCGGCGGCAGCCGCTGCAGTCGGGGTAGAGGCCTCGGTTCCTCCCATCCTGGGCATGTTTGGCTTGGTGCTGTTTGCGTTTGGCATCGGCAACAACTCTGGTGTGTCCTTTTTTAAGTCTCTTAAGACCGCGACGGGCCCAGTCCTCTCCATGATCGCGGTATTCATCATTGCCGCGATCGCTGCATGGGGCTTGGGTACATATGTCTTTGATCTGTCGACTGCAACCATTGCCGGTGCATTCGCTGGTGCTGTGACTAACACCCCGGCGCTGGCAGCGGCGTCCGAAGCCACGGGCGATCCAAGCGCAGCCACGGTGGGTTATGCCGTAGCGTACCTTTTTGGTGTCATCGGGATGTTGGCGGCGACGGTGCTGGTGCTTCGGGACGCCGGCAATGACGACGACACCTTGTCTCCTGTCACGCGCCAACACATGCAGTTGCAGCGCGAGACCTCGATTGCTGAGCTCGCAGACTTCGGTAATGGGGAAGTTCAGGTTACCCGCCTGCGCCGCGTGGGCAGCAATGACATCGTCATCCCAAAATACTTTGACGTCCTGCATCCAGGAGATGTGGTGACGCTGGTGGGAGCACCGGAGGTCCTCGACAACATCATTGAGTATGCGGGGCGTGAATCGCCGCAGATTCTTAATGATGATCGCCATGACCTGGATTTCCGCCGCATTACGATTTCGGAACATAACCTGGCGGGCCAGACAATTGCGGAGCTCAACAACCAGCTCGCAGATGGATGGGGAGCCCGAATTTCTCGAGTTCGTCGCGCTGATAATGACCAAGTGGCTATCCCGGAGCACATCGTGGAGCTGGGTGACCGCGTGCGAGTGGTCGGCCCTAAAGACGCGTTACGTGACATCTCAAAGTTCCTCGGTGACTCTTCCCAGGGGTTGACCGATATTAACCCTGTGTCCCTCGGGTTGGGCCTGGCCTTGGGCATATTCTTGGGGCACATCGACATTCCGATTCCCGGTGGCTCATCCTTCAACCTGGGTGCAGCGGCGGGCGTGCTCATCGTGGCCCTCATCATGGCCCGAATTGGCCGTATTGGAAACACAGTGACTGCTTTGCCGCATTCGGCGAATACCATCTTGGCTGAACTGGGCCTCCTGCTGTTCCTTGCCCAGGCCGGCACTAATGCCGGAAGTGAGATTGCGAGTGCGTTTACCGGCGGCTCGTGGTGGAAAATTCTCCTCCTCGGAGCCATCGTGACCACCATTGTGGCGGCGGGGTATGCCTTCGTCCTCCGTTGGTTCCTCCATGTTGGTGCTACAAAGACCGCTGGTGCCTTGGCGGGCGCGCAAACGCAGCCTGCTGTCCTGGCTTTTGTCAATAACCGCACGAACACGGATCAGCGCGTGGCGTTGGGCTATGCCATGGTGTATCCAGCGGCGATGATTGCCAAAATTCTCATTACCCATGCCATCACGGTGTTGGGCTAG
- a CDS encoding LysR family transcriptional regulator ArgP, with protein sequence MNPLHTETLLAIVDEGSFEAAASVLGITPSAVSQRIKALEVSTGRILLRRGNPVTVTEAGEIVAQAARRMALVQAEADARLTARLARVPLTVAINSDSLATWFQPVIQKTAARGEAALRIRIEDEARTLAMLRRGDVLGAVTREQTPVSGCESTYLGTMRYFAVAAPSLAESFEDWDTLPIVGFGPNDATLDDAMRERFIDSRVLRARVSQIPSSESYVEAVRYGLGWGLVPRLQAQPLLNSGALVLLDDFPLDIDLYWQRWRLESEVLADLTGDVLAAGRAVLASRRADENAP encoded by the coding sequence ATGAACCCGCTCCACACCGAAACTCTGCTGGCCATTGTTGACGAAGGCTCTTTTGAGGCCGCCGCAAGTGTGCTAGGAATCACACCCTCGGCCGTCAGTCAGCGCATCAAAGCCCTTGAGGTCTCCACCGGGCGTATCCTTTTGCGCCGCGGCAATCCCGTGACCGTGACCGAGGCAGGGGAGATTGTGGCCCAGGCGGCGAGGCGTATGGCGCTTGTTCAGGCAGAGGCTGATGCCCGCCTCACAGCAAGGCTTGCGCGTGTGCCGTTGACCGTGGCTATCAACTCTGATTCACTCGCCACGTGGTTCCAACCCGTGATTCAAAAGACCGCCGCGCGTGGAGAGGCTGCCTTGCGCATTCGTATTGAGGATGAGGCGCGCACGTTGGCTATGCTGCGACGAGGCGATGTTTTGGGTGCGGTGACCCGTGAGCAGACTCCGGTGTCAGGCTGCGAGTCAACGTACCTGGGGACGATGCGGTATTTTGCGGTGGCCGCGCCCAGCCTGGCGGAGAGTTTCGAGGACTGGGATACCCTGCCCATCGTTGGCTTTGGTCCGAATGATGCGACCCTCGATGATGCGATGCGCGAGCGCTTCATTGACTCCCGAGTTCTGCGGGCCCGGGTGTCGCAGATTCCCTCGTCAGAGTCCTATGTTGAGGCCGTGCGCTATGGGCTGGGCTGGGGGCTCGTGCCGCGCTTGCAGGCACAACCTTTGTTGAACTCAGGGGCGCTAGTGCTTCTCGACGACTTCCCCCTCGACATCGACCTCTACTGGCAGCGCTGGCGTCTGGAATCTGAGGTGTTGGCGGACCTTACCGGAGATGTTCTTGCCGCTGGTCGTGCGGTTTTAGCTTCGCGCCGCGCCGACGAGAATGCACCATAA
- a CDS encoding DoxX family protein, which translates to MSDKTPDKAFGIDDDIPTYTGSNSTSGTGSNSVKASEAAVESAAEGKPEPKKSRLFQRAGRAEPKVIKPKPAETATTSSTTPATEPGADARTEAFESQSSDSLSFDSAAADRTAAVDSTNAETTAFPRAEATAEATAMPEAATHDEVPSTVAVADSDVEHDATETTEEPKPARRGTMDFGLLFVRLALSIYLLVAGASTFFKLGGNEGLAGLESEYGEYAMAAALAIGVPTVQLIAGAFLLLGLVTPLAAMFGLIVTGFDAIHGLNASGDGLDVFAWNESVWLGLVLFVIAVALQFTGPGFISLDFNRSWTRRPLATSWVFVIIGVAALVAIWWFGAGVNPLN; encoded by the coding sequence ATGAGCGATAAGACTCCAGATAAAGCATTCGGCATTGATGACGATATTCCCACCTACACCGGCTCTAATTCCACTTCTGGGACTGGCTCCAATTCTGTGAAGGCGAGCGAGGCTGCCGTAGAATCTGCAGCTGAAGGCAAGCCTGAGCCCAAGAAGAGCCGTCTTTTTCAGCGCGCTGGGCGCGCGGAGCCAAAGGTGATTAAACCTAAGCCTGCTGAGACTGCCACCACTTCTTCTACCACTCCCGCCACCGAACCTGGTGCTGATGCTAGGACTGAGGCTTTTGAGAGCCAGTCTTCGGATTCCCTGTCTTTCGACAGCGCTGCTGCGGACCGCACCGCGGCAGTAGATTCGACGAATGCCGAGACCACCGCGTTCCCGCGGGCAGAGGCCACCGCTGAGGCTACTGCGATGCCGGAGGCGGCTACGCACGACGAGGTTCCGAGCACTGTTGCTGTCGCCGACTCGGACGTTGAGCACGATGCCACCGAGACAACAGAGGAGCCGAAGCCGGCACGCCGCGGCACCATGGACTTTGGCCTTCTGTTTGTGCGCTTGGCTCTAAGCATCTACCTGCTTGTGGCAGGTGCCTCCACTTTCTTCAAGCTCGGCGGCAACGAGGGGCTGGCGGGACTGGAGAGCGAGTACGGCGAGTACGCCATGGCAGCAGCGCTGGCCATCGGGGTTCCGACGGTTCAGCTTATCGCTGGTGCCTTCCTCCTGCTTGGCCTCGTGACCCCGCTGGCGGCCATGTTCGGCCTCATCGTGACCGGCTTTGACGCGATTCACGGTCTTAATGCTTCCGGTGATGGCCTCGATGTCTTTGCGTGGAACGAGAGTGTCTGGCTGGGTCTTGTCCTTTTTGTCATCGCAGTAGCCCTGCAGTTCACTGGCCCGGGCTTTATCTCCCTCGACTTCAACCGCTCCTGGACGCGCCGTCCGTTGGCGACTTCCTGGGTGTTTGTGATTATTGGCGTCGCAGCGCTCGTTGCCATTTGGTGGTTTGGCGCCGGTGTTAATCCGCTGAACTAA
- a CDS encoding transcriptional regulator, translated as MSGLDPAIHPLNRFKICATLNAFGATQGGEVNREMKFAVLRDRTELSDATLSKQLGALEQAGYVTRFREYGASRAKDSVWVALTEEGKAAFDGHLAALKDLAGDRM; from the coding sequence ATGAGCGGACTTGATCCGGCTATCCACCCGCTCAACCGCTTTAAAATCTGTGCCACGCTCAACGCCTTCGGGGCCACGCAGGGCGGTGAAGTTAACCGTGAGATGAAATTTGCCGTGCTGCGTGACCGTACGGAGCTCTCGGACGCCACCTTGTCCAAGCAATTGGGGGCTCTAGAACAGGCCGGCTATGTGACCCGCTTTCGGGAATACGGTGCTAGCCGTGCCAAAGACTCGGTGTGGGTTGCGCTCACGGAAGAAGGTAAAGCTGCTTTCGACGGTCACCTGGCGGCGCTCAAGGACTTGGCTGGGGACCGAATGTGA